From Sulfurovum xiamenensis, a single genomic window includes:
- a CDS encoding hydrogenase small subunit codes for MRIVIIGGGIAAAYMANSILEKAPKYEILIVSKESNPPYDRIHLCSLINGISDIKDIALPLPPGVQLELDSEVIQIDKEAKRIYTKNSSFSYDILIIATGSDPRTLFDIEGIKNARTFRSAADSECIAECSKGKNVVMMGVGPIGLELLDTLCGLEGPEKIYLVSRGMHLYDKALTPVAVEMMKKIYEESDSRVQILLEEEIIDKKIEGDEITQVIMKSHTIDNPFVIFGVGITPSTECAKGTLDIDKGILVDEHMRTSDPHIYAVGEVAQMPDGYIAGRVRECTLQADAAIDSIFEIEGEGFKEFVTVDGLKVGSFLLADVTSTLYDPKDKDNEDIVISSKQEERIDQYIMNKDKLVRFIGINTNVDVIELKRMMEEDKKIDTSSFYSNRLVSKRGRLICSCVGSYKNDLVDIIKTNCVENFAELKSFSEAGRVCGRCKKDVEQLIIDTPVDPEEAQRIKAEREERKKAEELKKVQRRIDKYNALHPKNQIEGENLQEAIKAFDLKKEYNSWVSMITANMRLGPEYEELVGQGLEQLNKIPIIWLELADCTGNSEGFIKSAHPKVEDLILKYISLDYHELLMAASGDRSESVLQSIIENDAGRYILMVEGAVPLGMEGKFLRIGPKGETGHDLLKRVAQNAAAVLAVGSCAFDGGVVAAKPNPTGAVGVAEALGRDDIINLPGCPVNPINIVGTLLHYIMFGELPKLDEKNRPEWAYGFRIHDNCERRGHYELGEFVEEWGDEGAKKGWCLFKMGCKGPYAHLNCSLVKFNEGTSWPVQAGHGCFGCGLGKIAFDHLANHREVDDETKKLLEDAGANDG; via the coding sequence ATGAGAATCGTGATCATAGGCGGTGGGATCGCTGCAGCTTACATGGCCAACTCGATTTTAGAGAAGGCGCCCAAGTATGAAATATTGATCGTATCAAAAGAATCAAATCCTCCCTATGATCGAATCCATCTATGCTCCCTGATCAATGGTATTTCGGATATTAAAGACATCGCCTTGCCTCTTCCTCCTGGTGTCCAACTTGAACTTGATTCTGAAGTCATCCAAATAGACAAAGAAGCCAAACGGATCTACACAAAGAATTCGAGTTTCAGCTATGATATTCTCATCATCGCAACCGGTTCTGATCCCAGAACCCTCTTTGATATTGAGGGTATAAAAAATGCCAGGACCTTTAGAAGTGCTGCTGACAGTGAATGTATAGCTGAATGCAGCAAGGGCAAAAATGTGGTCATGATGGGTGTAGGTCCTATTGGGCTGGAGCTTCTAGACACACTTTGCGGATTGGAGGGGCCTGAAAAGATCTATCTTGTCTCACGCGGTATGCACCTTTATGATAAAGCACTCACTCCTGTTGCTGTAGAGATGATGAAGAAGATCTATGAAGAGAGTGACTCCCGTGTTCAGATATTGCTTGAAGAAGAGATCATCGATAAAAAGATCGAAGGCGATGAGATCACACAGGTAATTATGAAATCACACACTATAGATAATCCTTTTGTTATTTTTGGAGTGGGGATCACACCGAGTACTGAGTGTGCGAAAGGGACCCTTGATATAGACAAAGGCATCCTTGTGGATGAACATATGCGTACCTCAGATCCACACATATATGCCGTTGGCGAAGTCGCACAGATGCCGGATGGTTATATCGCAGGAAGGGTCAGAGAGTGTACCCTTCAGGCAGATGCCGCTATAGATTCTATATTTGAGATCGAAGGTGAGGGATTTAAAGAGTTTGTGACGGTTGACGGACTCAAAGTTGGTTCTTTTTTGCTTGCAGATGTCACCTCGACACTGTATGATCCCAAAGATAAAGATAATGAAGATATTGTGATTTCATCAAAGCAGGAAGAACGTATCGATCAGTATATTATGAATAAGGATAAGCTGGTCCGTTTTATTGGCATCAATACGAACGTTGATGTGATAGAGTTGAAAAGAATGATGGAAGAGGATAAAAAGATCGATACCTCTTCTTTTTATTCCAATCGTCTTGTCAGTAAGCGCGGTAGACTAATCTGTAGCTGTGTAGGAAGCTATAAGAACGACCTTGTCGATATCATCAAGACAAACTGTGTTGAGAATTTTGCAGAACTAAAGTCCTTTAGTGAAGCTGGACGGGTCTGCGGACGTTGCAAGAAAGATGTGGAACAGTTGATCATAGATACTCCGGTAGATCCCGAAGAGGCACAACGTATCAAAGCTGAACGAGAAGAAAGGAAAAAGGCAGAAGAACTGAAAAAAGTCCAGCGTCGTATTGACAAATATAATGCCTTACATCCAAAGAACCAGATAGAGGGTGAGAACCTTCAAGAAGCAATAAAAGCCTTTGATCTGAAAAAGGAATACAATAGCTGGGTCTCCATGATCACTGCAAATATGCGTCTAGGACCAGAATATGAAGAGCTGGTCGGCCAAGGTCTTGAACAATTGAACAAGATACCGATCATCTGGCTGGAACTGGCTGACTGTACGGGAAACTCAGAAGGCTTTATCAAATCCGCTCACCCCAAGGTAGAAGACCTTATTTTGAAATATATCTCTTTGGATTATCATGAGCTTCTTATGGCGGCATCTGGAGATCGGTCAGAATCGGTACTCCAGAGTATTATTGAAAATGATGCAGGCAGATATATCCTGATGGTAGAGGGCGCTGTTCCTTTGGGGATGGAAGGAAAATTTCTGAGGATCGGACCAAAGGGTGAGACAGGACATGACTTGCTCAAGCGTGTTGCACAAAACGCAGCAGCCGTACTTGCTGTAGGCTCATGTGCATTTGACGGTGGTGTTGTAGCGGCAAAGCCCAATCCGACCGGTGCGGTAGGTGTTGCGGAAGCCTTGGGAAGGGATGACATCATCAATCTTCCGGGCTGTCCGGTCAATCCGATCAATATTGTAGGGACTTTGCTGCACTACATTATGTTCGGTGAACTTCCGAAGCTTGACGAGAAAAACCGTCCTGAGTGGGCCTATGGTTTCAGGATCCATGACAATTGTGAAAGACGCGGCCATTATGAGCTGGGTGAATTTGTTGAGGAGTGGGGTGATGAAGGAGCAAAAAAAGGCTGGTGTCTCTTCAAAATGGGATGCAAGGGCCCTTATGCCCATCTGAACTGCTCTTTGGTAAAGTTCAATGAAGGAACAAGCTGGCCGGTGCAGGCAGGACACGGATGTTTCGGCTGTG